One genomic region from Chionomys nivalis chromosome 17, mChiNiv1.1, whole genome shotgun sequence encodes:
- the LOC130889047 gene encoding 60S ribosomal protein L12-like has translation MPPKFDPNEIKVMYLRGTVGEVGVTSTLAPKIGPLGLSPKKVGDDIAKATGDWKGLRITVKLTIQNRQAQIEVVPSASALIIKALKEPPRDRKKQKNIKHSGNITFDKIVNIARHMRHRSLVRELSGTIKEILGTAQSMGCNVDGRHPHDIIDYINSGAVECPAS, from the coding sequence ATGCCTCCCAAGTTCGACCCCAACGAGATCAAAGTCATGTACCTGAGGGGCACCGTAGGTGAGGTCGGGGTCACATCCACCTTGGCCCCCAAGATCGGCCCCCTGGGTCTGTCTCCGAAAAAAGTTGGTGATGATATTGCCAAGGCAACCGGTGACTGGAAAGGCCTGAGGATTACAGTGAAACTGACCATCCAGAACAGACAGGCCCAGATTGAGGTGgtgccctctgcctctgccctgatcATCAAAGCCCTCAAGGAGCCaccaagagacaggaagaagcagaagaacaTTAAACACAGCGGAAATATCACTTTTGACAAGATTGTCAACATTGCCCGGCACATGCGACACAGGTCTTTAGTCAGAGAACTTTCTGGAACTATTAAAGAGATCCTGGGTACTGCACAGTCTATGGGCTGCAATGTGGATGGGCGCCACCCTCATGACATCATTGATTACATCAACAGTGGTGCTGTGGAATGTCCAGCTAGCTAA